Part of the Oncorhynchus mykiss isolate Arlee chromosome 23, USDA_OmykA_1.1, whole genome shotgun sequence genome is shown below.
tgttcgatgctaatgcagaacgccataggatgtttttgtgttggttaagggcagtcaggtctggggagaaccaagggttatatctgttcctggttctaaatttcttgaatggggcatgcttatttaagatggttaggaaggcatttaaaaacaatacccaggcatcctctactgacggtatgagatcaatatccttccaggataccccggccaggtcgattagaaaggcctgctgaatgccttcaactgaaatgtcttccgcatttaacccaacccctctgaatcaaaggtatggggggctgccttaatcgacatccacgtctccAGCGCCcattacattcagtcatctaGCAGACTCTCCCATCCAGTGCGACCCACAGGAGCATCCAGGGTCAAGCGCCCCACCCAAGGGCACAAGGACAGATTCCACACCCAGTCGAATCAGGGACCCAAACCAGTGACTTCTCGGCCAccggcccaagctcccaaccgTCAGGCCACCAACCATCCAAgatcccctccccccccctcacAGTTCCCCTcgagagctgcccctcaaccatccaagaccccccccccccacccccccgtaCCCACccatctctgctggccaccctctttgGATTTCTACACGCCattatatctttcaactatgttATGTACACttacgttcaaaagtttggggtcaattagaaatgtccttgttttttaaaaagCACATTTtcggtccattaaaataacatcaaattgatcagaaatactgtgtagacattgttaatgttgtaaatgactattgtagctggaaaaggcagattttttatggactatctacataggcgtacagaggcccaatatcagcaaccatcactcctgtgttccaatggcacattgtgttagctaatccaagtttatcattttaaaaggcaaattgatcattagaaaaacatttaaaaattatgttagcacagctgaaaactgttgttctgattaaataagcaataaaactgtccctctttagactagatgagtatctggagcatcagcatttgtgcgttcgattacaagctcaatagggatgctggtcttctaggcagagctcctctgtccagtgtctgttcttttgcccatcttaatcttttatttttattggccagtctgagatatatatttttctttgcaactctgcatagAAGGCCACTAAAtagttgtatgaacataacaagattcaacaactgaggcataaactgaacaagttccacagacatgtgactaatagaaatggaataatgtgtccctgaacaaaggggggttcaaaatcaaaagtaacagtcagtatctggtgtggccaccagctgcattaagttctgcagtgcatctcctcctcatggactgtaccagattttccaattcttgctgtgagatattatcccactcttccaccaaggcacctgaaaGCTCCccaacatttctggggggaaaacccctagccctcacccgccgatccaacaggtcccagacgtgctcaatgagattgagatccgggctcttcgctggccatggcagaacactgacattcctgtctttcaggacatcacgcacagaacgagcagtgtggctggtggcattggcatgctggagggtcatgtcaggatgctgtgacacaccaccccagaccatgacggaccctccacctccaaatcgatcccgctccagagtacacaCCTctatgtaacgctcattccttcgacgataaacgcgaatctgaccatcacccctggtgagacaaaaccgcgactcgtcaaatagcactttttgccagttctgtctggtccagcgacagtgggtttgtgcccgtaggcgacgttgttgccggtgatgtctggtgaggacctgccttacaacaggcctacaagccctcagtccagcctctctcagcctattgcggacagtctgagcactgatggagggattgtgcgttcctggtgtaataCACAAAACAGGTTCTAGATTTCAGGCAGTGTGACATACCTTGCATGCATCTTTTTTTATGGCCCTGTGAGATATTCTGGGCAGCAGATAAAGAAAAGTGGAGTTAGGGCTTGATCCAATCTGTaaagctgaagcgttacagattccaAGATAGAAATGTAAAGGGAATTCccaattgagccgacatatgcagttTGCCATGAATGCAGTCTCTCCTAAAGTGGAAACATTCCCTTTAAATTGAAATCCCGCTGTAAAACTGAATTTACACAATGCGGATTGAATAGTGCTCTTAGTCAGCAGACCAATAACAATTTTTATGGATTGTCTTAAATGTGAATAGATGACCCGATAAATAAAATCTGTGCAAAAAACTATTATAACAATTGAATTAAATTTCtttaaaaaaaggaaaataaCTTCAAAACATTGACAAGTCTTCTGTTTCTGTAACAGGTCATGCTGTGAGTGGTGATTTGAAGTGTTTTGCTGCCATCTAGTGAGGGACTTTAAAACCACATGGTGAATTACCAACAGCAACTGGACAGTTGTACTTTATTAATAGTCTCGCTGAAGTCAAACTACAACTGAATAGTGGTAAAGCACAATTGAGTTGTGATCCCTTTACTGATTTAGCAGTTCCAATATTCTGAAATCCACCATAGGCCTACACGTTCTCAAACAGATCCAGGACATCATGGACCATTTTTTTTCATGAAAGGTTTATTACCAAAACGCAAGACAAAACATGTCAACTGTATTCTAATGGCAAACACAATACAAAAAACATACACCTCTCTATAGGATGTAGGTCCGCTGCATCAAAAAATTAAATAATGACAGCGAAAAAGAAAACAATGAGTTTCAGAATTCAAAAAGCTGAGATTGCTGAAAAATAAGAGAGAAGAACGTTTGCCATTGGAGAAAAAGGCCAGAACCacaaacaaaaaaatgcaaaACTATATTTACCCGACTCAACTAAGGTTTAAGGGAAGCAGGGGAATCTAGCTcttcaaaaaacaaacaaaaaaaacatttagtaACATAAATACAGGGAAAGTACCAAGCCATAATTGTTCCATCTTCAATTATCATTGTGGGTGCAATAGACTGGGTCTGTGCTTGATACATGCCACTACACTTTCCCTAGGTGTCATTTTCAAACACTCAAAGAAATAGAGGATAGAAGTCACAAATAAAATACCAATTCAAACAGTAAATGGTATTCACAAAGTCAAGTGTTGATCATTGTTCAGAGTACCCTGGTTGTGCTTAAAGCAAATACAAAACATTGAACAGGAGACTAGTTAAGCACTTTGAACAGATAAATGAACAGTTTAGCTGGAAAAGGAAATCCATCTGGCTATGCATGTATACAAGCATTATGGAGATACACAGTAAGTAGTTGACAGCACTTGATAATATTTCTGTGAATGGTAATAGATTTTGAAAGGTACACCTGAAAATGTGGAACGTTGGTGGCAAATGGGGAAGGTGTTGCCACCTAAAAAGGTGTTTTCAACAATGGCCATGGATGTGAATCACATTCACTACCATTTCAATTGCACCTTTGTTCCTAATTCATAAATAAGTTGTGCAGTTTCCCCTATAACCTCAATAAACAAATACTTGAACAAAATATTAAATCCCTAATCCCAGGAATATTTGAGTGTTTTTGTCAAAATGCACTGCACATATTATTAAATATCTCAATAATTCTCACTTTCACAAAAGCAATGCTTTACACACACAGGAACAGCAGATGTAAAAACGACATATATTGTAAACTATTCTCATGTTATATTCATCATGCATACATATATATGGAGTCACAGTTGTATACATTGTGGTAATTGCAGTATATGTTGACAAATATCAAATATAGCATATTCAAGTTCTAAGGATCTGACTGGACTTAATATTTGGACAAATCCTTTAAATCAACAATCTGAACATTCATCTGAACACTGTGTAGTAGAATAAAACTAATTGAGAACTTGGTTGATCACTCAACACTAGCAGTTTTCAAAAAAAAGATACAAATCAATTATCCCAAACATGTAGAAATAAATATTGTCTTTTCATTTCACCACTGTGTGTCATTAAGATCATTAATCAAGTGATGTGGAGTAGGGGACAGGAAAAGAACGCAGTTTTCTGATTGAAGGATTAATAATTAGCACATTTACTGGCGATGCCTGGAATTCAATCAACCTCCCTTTGTTTTTTCCTCAAAGTTCTTCATTGCTTTGGATTGTTGTTTTTTCAGCATCAGAGATTACTTGCATGAACAGATACAAATCAGAGGCTAAACCATAGAAGCTTGATTGAACCAGAGACTGTATGTGGCGTAGTGCAGACATCAGATTAATCCACTGAGGTCAAATCCGGATTTAGTTTGATGGCAAGGTTTTCATTTTGACCCTTTGTCACATcagagataaaaaaataaaaaaaaaaggaaaaaaagatTACATACAGAAAAGGGTGTATACTCGATATCAGAAGCATTTTATAGCAGttttctgatgtgtgtgtgtgtgtgtgtgtgtgtgtgtgtgtggtaagggTGATATCTTGACATGGCCGATATACTACACAGCTGGCGAGACTCTAGGAACACTTTTACCCTAAACCTGTAACGAAACATGGCCAAAAGGGAATTTcaacaaaataaatcaaaatatgttttgcaTGAGCAGCAGAGGACAACATTGTCAGTGCAATTTAGGTAAAATGTGTATGAGGGGGAAGGGGGTGGGGAACCCAAATTCCTAACCCCATCCCAAGATCCAATTTGCTGATACCATACAAACATAAGTCATTACACACTTTATATACTCAAGAGTAAAGCCAATTCCAGTCCCAAACAAAATCCCCCCCAAACCTCCCAACCCCTGAAACCCAGAGTTTTGACAGCTGAGTGTGGGCAGTCAAGAGCAGACCGCGACTGCGCTCACTCAGAGTCTGAATCAAGTGGCTCCATCTCATCTATGCCCTTCCGCTGGCGGGCCTCCTCCTCTGCGTGCTGCCGCTTGTGCCTGGAGTAGCTGGACGAGTGCACAAATGTCTTGCTGCAGGTTGTGCATTCATACTTCCCCCCTGTGGAGTGAGATCTCTCATGGTGGTGGAGGTTGGACAATCTGGTGAAGGTCTTTTTACAGTAAGAGCAGCTGAACTTGTTGTCTCCCTTGTGCATTTGCTGGTGCCTGGCGAGGCTCTGCACTTGGCTGAAGCGCTTGTCACACTGCTCGCATGCATATGGtccttcctcttcctcagagACCGATGCTTGGCGCTGGCGCTTGGCAGCTCTTGATCGCTTGTTCTTCTTACAGAGGGTGTAGAAGTTGGGTTTGTCCCTCGAGCACAACTTGAGGCGTATTTTCAAGTCAGAGGACTTGGTAAGACCGTCTTTACCGTGGGCATAGTTATTAAGCAGGTCCTTGACATGAGAGACCTGGTGTTTTGAGAGGCCAATGGAGTTCTTGAAGGTCATATCACATTGTGTACACGCGTAGAATTTCTCTCCAGAGAGGTTCTTCCTGATAGGAAACTTTTTTTCGCCAGGGATCTTCTTCTCATCAGCCTGCTTCTTCTTTTTCCTGCTGCCAGGTGGGCGGCGGACATAACTGATTTCAGCAGGTATGACACCAGAGGGAATACCCTTCCCTTTTTTGTGGATGAGCCTATGACGCGACAAGCTGGAGCTGTGGTTAAAATCCTTCCCACAGATGTTGCATGGGTAAACTCTCATACCCCGGTGTGTTCTCAGGTGAGTTCCGAGAGCTCTTCTGCTTTTGAATCGCATTGCACACTGcgtgcatttgtatttgttcccCTCACCGGACCCTGTATCTGTTTGCTTGTTTGGGGGTGGGGGTGCCTTTCCTGTGTGCAATTGTTGGTGTCTTGATAGGCTTGAGGAATGACTGTAGCATTTCCCACAGTAGTTGCAGCTGTAGTATCCCCCTGGTGAAATATATTCCCATTTCTCTGAGCCCGAATCAGAGCCATCTCCAACAGGAACCAGCTGGCTACTCCCTGGCTCAGTGTGGTCATCCTCATCCGAGTCGTCCGTCTTTACTACAACACTCTGTTCTGCTATCTCACAGCCAGGGAACTCCTCTTCATACTGGGCAAAGAAGGGCTCGTCTGGCTCTGCCTTCACATGCTCCAGATTTAGGCCAGACCCCTCGTCCGCCTCCTTTTTCACACAGGATATTGTGAACTTGGACCCGACCTCTGCCCACTTGACAACATATTCTATGGGTTGGGTATCCAGTTCCACTGTGATGAAGTCTGCCCCAAGTGCATCCGGTTCAGACGAAGTCAAGTCAGTCTCAGAGTCCTCCATTAGAGCAAACCCCAAATGTCAAAGTGTGTAACTTTTGGTCTCCTTGGAATTACAGGGTCAATGGTACAATAAGACTCCAACACtcctaaaagagagagagaaaaaaagtaaaCTGTTTTTTTGACATAACAAATGAACACCACATCCAATAATATTACACATAAACAAAATACCTTTGAAAATCACAGATAA
Proteins encoded:
- the LOC110502353 gene encoding zinc finger protein 883, which produces MEDSETDLTSSEPDALGADFITVELDTQPIEYVVKWAEVGSKFTISCVKKEADEGSGLNLEHVKAEPDEPFFAQYEEEFPGCEIAEQSVVVKTDDSDEDDHTEPGSSQLVPVGDGSDSGSEKWEYISPGGYYSCNYCGKCYSHSSSLSRHQQLHTGKAPPPPNKQTDTGSGEGNKYKCTQCAMRFKSRRALGTHLRTHRGMRVYPCNICGKDFNHSSSLSRHRLIHKKGKGIPSGVIPAEISYVRRPPGSRKKKKQADEKKIPGEKKFPIRKNLSGEKFYACTQCDMTFKNSIGLSKHQVSHVKDLLNNYAHGKDGLTKSSDLKIRLKLCSRDKPNFYTLCKKNKRSRAAKRQRQASVSEEEEGPYACEQCDKRFSQVQSLARHQQMHKGDNKFSCSYCKKTFTRLSNLHHHERSHSTGGKYECTTCSKTFVHSSSYSRHKRQHAEEEARQRKGIDEMEPLDSDSE